CATTTTCGCCGGTCCTGTGTCGGCCTACGGTTTTTAAGAATCCAGTTGATTCACGACTCTTCATTCATAACGCCGCCTCATCACTTCAAAGTGCAAGATTTTCCAGAAAAATGTCGGAAAAATTTACTTTATTTAACGGCGTGAGATTATGATGAAATCATTCATATCAATAACCAAACGGCATATATTCAACACAACATCCCGATATTATGTACAAAAAAAAACAATGCCCGACTAGCCATGCCAGCTGTGCTTGTCGACATCTTTTACATTTTTAACAGAAAAATAAAATCGCTTCCAAATTATATATACAATATCAGACACATCCGTATTGGACTATTTTTTGCTGTTTATTTTTAAAAATTTTGACGAAAGGAGGCTTAAAAAATCATGAAAAAAATTACAGTATTCTTGTTTTTATTCGTTTTGGGCTTAGCAGCCTCGGCCTCTGCAGCATTACTTACCGTTTATTCCAACGATTTCGACGGAAACGTAGCAGTTTCATCTGGCGTTATCGCTAATGACATCCTCGTCCCTGGCGTTAGCGAGGCGGAAAGCATTCAAGGCTTGCCCAGTCCTTTTTCCGGCAACTTATTGAGAAACACGACGACCGGAAATCCGGCAAGCTATACGACATTAAGCTTGGGAAACCTTCCGACGCATGACTCGATCGATATCAACTTCCTTCTTGCCTTCATCGATTCATGGGACGGCGCATCTGTCGGACCATACAGCCCTGACTTCTTCAACGTGAATGTCGACGGCATCATGATCCTCCAGCTGTCATCGAATAATGTGTCCGGCGGCGTGGAACTGGGCTTTGATCAATATGGATGGTGGACGGAGTATCCCGATCGCGCAGTCGATCTGGCTGCGGAATCGTTGCTGACCTTGGCCCATACCGCATCATCGCTGACCATCGATTTCTATGCCGGTGGGAGCGGATGGCAGGGAGGAGACGACGAGTCGTGGGGCATGGATAATCTGAGCGTGGTCATCAATACCAACGGCGCCCCAAGCACAGTCCCCGAACCCGGCACCATGGCGCTCGTCGTAGCGGGCCTGATAGGGTTGATCGGCGCCACAAGAAGAAACCGCCGATAACCCCGTCCATCATCAATCAGGCAGAAGCCGAGTTCAAAATACTTCCAGGGCCTCTAAGCAAAAGGGCTACTCCGACACAGGAATAGCCCTTTTTTGAATGGCGCGCAGATCAATCGCAACTTGCGATCTTGCCCCGCTGCAATTTTTGTTGATCAAGAGTATTCTGACAGCGGCTACCGCATTGAAGTTACACGACAACTCCTGAAAACAGCGGGCATCGCCAGGCTATTCCACGGTCACGGATTTGGCCAGATTCCGGGGCTGGTCCACGTCCTTGCCCAGGTAGACGGCCATTTCATAGGCGAAAAGCTGCACGGCCGGCAGCACCAGGAAACTCTTCAGCGGCCCCCAAGCATCGGACAGAACCCAGGGATTCTCCACTGCGGGCGCGGCTCCGGGATTGACCAGGGCGATGATGCGCCCGCCCCTGGCCTGCACCTCTTGCAGGTTCGAGGCCACCTTTTGCAGCAGCTCGTCGCCCAGCGCCATGGCAAAGGTCGGGAAATGCTGGTCGATGAGCGCGATGGGGCCGTGCTTCATTTCGCCGGCGGCGTAGCCTTCGGCGTGGATATAGGAAATCTCTTTAAGTTTCAGCGCGCCCTCAAGGGCCAGGGGAAAGTTCTGTCCCCGTCCCAGAAAAAAGAAGCTGCGGGCGTCGGCGTATTCCTGGCTCAAGGTCTTGGCCTTGTCGCGGATGGTGGGCAGTTCCGCCTCCAGCTGATCGGGGAGAAGGGGCAGGTCGTGCAGGCAGCGCTCCAGAATTTCGCCCTGCAACACGCCCTTGCGCACGCCCCAGGACAGGGTCATGAGCAGCAGCAAAACCATCTGGCTGCACATGGCCTTGGTCGAAGCAACACTGATCTCGGGCCCGGCCTGGGTGTACACGACCTGATCGGATTCGCGAGCGATGGAGGACCCGACCACGTTGCACAGGCCAAGGATGGACACGCCCGCCTCGCGGGCGATGCGGATGGCGGCCAGGGTGTCGGCGGTCTCGCCGGACTGGCTGATAGTCAGGACCAGATCACCGGGCAGAAACACGCTGTCGCGGTAGCGGAACTCCGAGGCGATCTCGACCTGCACCGGGATGCGGGCCCAGGACTCAAGCACATACTTGGCCCACAAACCGGCATGGTACGACGTGCCACAGGCCACGATGGTCAGACGCTGCGGAACGTCCAGGGCATCAAGTTCCGGCAGCACGACGCGCCCTTTCTGGATGCGACCGGTCAGGCAATCGCGGATGACCTTGGGCTGCTCGAAGATTTCCTTGAGCATGAAATGCTTGAATCCGTCTTTCTGGGCGGCCTGCACATCCCAGGAAATGTGTTTGACCTCCTTGACCCTCGGTTCCAGGGTCAGAGAGTCGAAGACCTGCCAGGAAGCGGCGTCGATCTCCACCAGTTCGCCGTTGTCCAGGAAAACCACCTCGCGGGTGTAGGGCAGAAAGGCGGGGATGTCGGAGGCCAGGAAATTCTCACCCGTGCCGATGCCCATCAGGAGCGGGCTGGCCTTGCGGCTGGCCCAGATCTTTCCGGGATGCTCGCGTGAAAGCAGGGCAAAGGCATAGGCTCCGTCGACCCGGGACAGGGCCCAGGAAATGCCCCGGCGCACGTCGCCGGCCAGCTCCACGCCCTTGGCGATGACATGCACCAACACCTCGGTGTCCGTCTCGGACAGAAAGACATGACCTTCGGCCACGAGTTCCGCCTTGAGCTCCGCGTAGTTCTCGATGATCCCGTTATGAACCAGCGCGAATTTCCCGTCACCATCCATGTGCGGATGGGCGTTACGCTCCACGGGCAGGCCGTGGGTAGCCCAGCGGGTATGCCCGACGCCGCAGACCGAGGACGCGGTGTCCAGGCCCGCGATCTTGCAGTCCAGCGCCCCGAGCTTGCCCTCGGCGCGAATGACCTTGAGCCCCTGCGGCTCCTCATAGGCCACTCCGGCCGAATCGTAGCCCCGGTATTCCAGACGTCGCAAACCTTCGACAATGGCCGGGATGGCCGGCCGGTGCCCCGTGTATCCGATGATTCCGCACATGCTTATTTCTCCAGTTCGAGCCGGGCTTGTTTCCAGAATTCGGGCCAGCCGCGCAGCAGCTCCCGCAGGGCCAAACCGCGATGACTGCGGCTGTTCTTGACCTGCGCGTCCATCTGCGCGGCGGTCATGGCCAGTTCCTCGTCGAAGAATACGGGATCGTAGCCGAACCCCGCCCCGCCCTGCGGAGCATGAGCCACCCGGCCATGCCAGGCCCCATGTCCGATCAGCTCCCGGCCGTCTGGGGTGGCCGCCAGCATGACGCAGGCGAAATGACAGCCGCGCCATGGGTCCACAACGTCCTTCATGGCATCCAGAAGCTTGGCCACATTCTTCTCGTCCGTGGCCCCTTCGCCGCTGTAACGGGCGGAATAGACGCCCGGCGCCCCGTTCAGGGCGTCCACGACCAGGCCCGAGTCATCGGCCACGGCCACCAGCCCCGTGGCACGGGCCACGGCCAGGGCCTTGATGCGGGCGTTGTCCTCGAAGGTCACGCCGGTCTCGGGTATTTCGCCGATTTCCGGAAAATCGTTCAGGCCGAGGACGCGCAGGCCCGGATGCAATTCGGCCAGCAGGGCCGAAAGTTCACGTATCTTACCGGCGTTGCCGGTGGCGAGTACAATGGTGTTCATCTGTATCCGTCACGAAAGGTCATAGAGTTCAAAATGAAATTCGGCCAAATCGGCGTGCAGCATGCGACCGGCCAGACGCAAAGAGCCCGTGGTCAGATACTGCACGGTTTCCGCCGCTTGCAACGCGGCGGCCAGGCATGCGGCCGGAGCCAGGCTGCCCAGGACATGCTCCGCGTCCTTGTCTGAGGGATCGGTCCACATGCTGGAAATACCTTTCTGCCCAGGCAGTTCACTGCCGACCAACGCCGTCCATCCGGCCACGGCCGCACTCACGACCGGAATCCCGGCCAGACATGCGGCTTCGTGCAGGGCCAAGCGCGGGGCGATGCCTCCCAGTGCGTCAACAACCACATCAACGTCGGTCAGTACACCCTGCAGATTGGAGGCGTCCAAGAAAAATTCAAACGCTTCGACCTGCACCAGCGGACAGGTTGCCCGTACCCGTTCAGCCCCGGCCCTGGCCTTGTTGCTTCCCAGGTTCTGGACCGTGGAAAGCAGTTGGCGGTTCAGATTGCTGTCCTCGAACCCGTCTCCGTCCGCGACCACGATCCTGCCCACTCCGAAGCGGGACAGCAACTCCAGCACATAACCGCCGAGTCCGCCCGCCCCGGCCAGCAGAACCGTGGCGCCCATAAGTCGATTCTGCTCGGAAATGGACAGGGAATGCAGGTTTTTCAAAAACGGCAGAGGCACTACCCCCTCTTCCATCGCCCCTCTTGCGCCCTGGGGCAGAGTCAACCCGTGATCCCGGCACAGCTGACGCAGTTCTTCAAATCCGACAGTCCGAACCCGGCGCGAGGCGTTCTCCGAGGCCAAAGCCTCCAACGCGACTCGAAAATCCTTCATCCACCACCTACCGCCGGAAAAATACCCACCTGGTCTCCGTCGGCCAGCGCCGCTTCCAAGCTGCTGTTCCTGCTGTTGACAAAAACAAGCTTGATATCGCCGACTTCTAGTCCAAGAAGCGGAAGCATGGCCTCTACCACGGCTCCCTGCTGCAGATCGAGAAAGCCGTCCGGCGGGGTATGATCGGCAAGGGTGGCAAAACATTTGACGCGCACACGCATAATGGTCCCCCTGACAAACGGTCAATAATCGCTACGGTTCCGTTTCCTATAAGAAGAAGCATCTTTTATGACGCAAGCCCCTGGAGTCAACATATTTAAGCCGCTGTCGTGCTAAAAGACCCCGCCCGGCCTCACTCCAGGATGATTTCAAGCTTCTGCCCCGGCACATTGCCCTTCAGCTCGGTCAAAAGCCCGCGAATGGTCCCCGTGACCAGCCGGTCCAAAAAAGGATTCAGCGCCAGACGCCGGCCCCCCACTTTGACACAGAGCTTGGCCTGCATGGCCACGCAGAAATCCGCGTCGGCCTCGCCGATCACGATTTCCCGCGCCAGGGCCAGGCAGGACTCCCGGCCGCAGGCCCCGCAATCAAGACCGGGCAGAGAGAAGGACCTGCTTTCCACCAGCGTGGCCAACTCCGCGACGGAATCGGCCTTCCGCACTCCGGGCAATACCCCCGGCCCCCAGGATGCCAGCGCCAGCCCGTTATCCAACTGCGACTCGTCTTCGTCCGTGCCAAGGACCACAATCCGCGGCAGCCAGGTCAGCGACTTGCCGCCTTCGACCAACACTATCTCCGCATCCAGCAGAGGAAATATATCTTGCAGTTGCCGCGTCGAGTTCCAAAGCAAGGTCGTTATTTTGGGGCCGATCCCGGCAACGCTGACGCACTCCTGCGCAAAACGGGATGTATCCGTCCCATCGAGATCCAGCCCATGGTGGGTAAACTTGACCGCCGCTACCTTACGACCCCGCTCCGTCAATTCCCGGGCAAGCTCGAGCACAAGAGTCGTCTTACCTGATTTCTTGAAACCCACCACTGAAACAGCCTTGAACATTGCGCCTCCGTCTTTGACAATCCTTCGTTCATCAATTACCCAATTCAATTTTCCCATGCGCATCGCCGCAAGTCCCGCCCCTCTGCAAACGGAGCCTGACTCAAGGCACGCATCCCCCATCCCATTCGTCAAGGACAGATATTTTCTATGTCTAAAATTCAGAAAATTAAAGGCTTTTCTGACCTCTTCAGCCCGGAGAGCACGGTTCACACCCTGATGGAGAACCTGGCCCGCCAGGTGTTCGGCACGTATGGATGCCAAGAGGTGCGCGTGCCCATCCTGGAAAAAACAGAGCTCTTCGCCCGCTCCATCGGTGAAGAGACCGACGTCGTGCAAAAGGAAATGTACACCTTTGCCGACCGCAAGGGCCGCTCGCTGACCATGCGCCCCGAAGCCACGGCCGGAGTGCTGCGCGCCTTCATCGAATCCGGCCAGTGCGGGGCCGAAGGCACGACCAAGCTCTTCGCCTGTGGCCCCATGTTCCGTTACGAGCGTCCGCAAAAGGGCCGCCTGCGCCAGTTTCACCAGCTCGACGTCGAAGTTCTGGGCACGGACGCACCCCAGGCCGACGCCGAGGTCGTGCTCATGCTCTGGACCTTTTTGATCAAGCTCGGCCTTAAAAACCTGAGCCTGGAACTCAACTCCCTGGGCTGCCCCGAATGCCGGCCGGTCTTTCATCAGCGTCTGCGCGACTTTCTGGCCACCATCGACCACGCCCAGCTCTGCGAAGACTGCAAGCGCCGGGCGCAGACCAACCCCCTGCGCGTGCTGGACTGCAAGGTTCCGGCCTGCAAGGCCCTGGTTGAAAACGCGCCGAGCATCGCCGAGTCGCTCTGCCCCGGATGCGACGAACATTTCGCCCAGGTGCGCGACATTCTGGACAGCGCGAAACTCCCCTATCGCCTGAACGACCGTCTAGTACGCGGCCTGGACTATTACCAGCGCACCACTTTCGAAGTCGTCTCCGGCGAAATCGGCGCCCAGACCGCCGTGGCCGGCGGCGGCCGTTACGACGGGCTCATCAAGCAGCTCGGCGGTCCCGACCTCCCCGGCATCGGCTTCGCCTGCGGCATGGAGCGTCTGGCCCTGCTTTACGGCCAGGCTCAGATCCCGGCCCCGGACTTCTATCTGGCCGTGCTCGACTCCCGCGCCCTGAATACAGCCCTGCTCCTGGCCCAGCGCATGCGCGAGCGGGGCTTTTCCGGCGAGGTGTCCTTCGAGGCCCGCAGCATCAAGGCCCAGATGCGCCAGGCCAACAAGCTCGGCGTCAAGACCTGCCTGATCCTGGGGCAGGACGAAATGGAGAAGGGCCAGATCGTGGTCAAGGACATGGCCACGGGCGTGCAGAAAAATATCGGCCAGGATGATCTGGAGCAGGCCCTGGGCTTTCGCAAGCCGTAAGTCTTTACACACACTGTTTGCAGCTTATCGTACTCAAGCGAGGAACATATATGGATGACAAAAACACGGAACTCGGGATGGACTCCCTCGGCGGATGGCGCAGAACCCACACCTGCGCGGACCTCGGACCGGAGCAGCTGGGCCAGGAAACCTGCCTCATGGGCTGGGTGCAATATCGACGCGATCACGGCGGGCTGATTTTCATCGACCTGCGCGACCGTCACGGCCTGACCCAAGTCGTCTTTTCCCCCGAGGTCGCTCCCGAGGCCCACGCCCGCGCGCATGTACTGCGCACGGAGTTCGTGCTGGCCATCAAGGGCATGGTCCGCCCGCGCCCAGGCGACATGGTCAACTCCAAGCTGGCCACGGGCGCCATCGAGGTCTATGTCACGGAGTTCAAGCTCCTGAACACGGCCAAGACCCCGCCTTTTCCCATCGAGGACCGCGTGGACGTGTCCGAAAACCTGCGCCTCAAATACCGTTTTCTGGATCTGCGCCGCAAGGCCATGGCCGACAACCTCATTTTGAGGAGCCGCGTCTCCCAGTCCGTGCGCCGCTATCTGGACGAGCTCGGGTTCCTGGAGATCGAGACCCCGGTGCTGACCAAGTCCACCCCCGAGGGCGCGCGCGACTTTCTGGTGCCCAGCCGCGTCAATCAAGGCCAGTTCTACGCCCTGCCCCAGTCGCCCCAGCTCTTCAAACAGCTCCTCATGTGCGGCGGGATGGACCGCTATTTTCAAATCGTCAAATGCTTCCGCGACGAGGACCTGCGCGCCGACCGCCAGCCCGAGTTCACGCAGATCGATATCGAGATGTCTTTCGTGGACGAGGAACAGGTCATGGAAATGGCCGAGGGCATGATGGCCCGCGTCCTGCGCGAAGCGCTCGGACAGGAGCTCGCCCTGCCCATCCCGCGCATGAAGTACGAGCAGGCCATGGCCCTCTACGGCGTGGACAAGCCCGACATCCGCTTCGGCCTGACGCTCACCGACGTGACCGAAATCGTGCGCGGCTCGGAGTTCAAACTCTTCGCCACGGCAGCCCTGATCAAGGCGTTGCCCGTGCGCGGCGGCGGCGAACTTTCGCGCAAGGAGATCGACGACTACACCGAATTCGTCAAAATCTACGGAGCCCAGGGGCTGGCCTGGATCAAGATCAAGGAGGACGGCTGGCAGTCTCCCATCGCCAAATTCCTGAGCGATGCCGAGCGGGCCGGACTGACCGAAGCCCTTGGCCTTGAGCCCGGCGACATCGTCTTTTTCCAGGCCGGCGCGCCGGAAATGGTCAACAGCGCCCTTGGCAACCTGCGCCTGAAGCTTGGCGAGCGCTTCGGCCTAATCCCTGAAGGCACCTTCGCGCCCCTGTGGGTCACGGATTTCCCGCTCCTGGAGTGGGACCCCGAGGCCAAACGCTGGGTGGCCATGCACCACCCCTTCACCGCGCCCAAGGACATGGGCGCCTTGGCCACCGACCCGGGCCAGGCCGTTGCCCGTGCCTATGACCTCGTGCTGAACGGCACCGAAGTCGGCGGTGGCTCCATCCGCATCCACAACCCCGAGACCCAGCAGCAGATGTTTTCCGCGCTGGGCATCAATGAAGAGGAAGCGCAGGCCAAATTCGGATTTCTGCTCGACGCCCTGGTTTTCGGCGCTCCGCCCCATGGCGGCATTGCCTTCGGCCTGGACCGTCTTATCATGCTCCTGACCGGAGCCAAATCCATCCGCGACGTCATCGCCTTCCCCAAGACCCAGAAGGCGACCTGCCTCATGACCGAGGCCCCGTCGGCGGTCGAGAACACGCAATTGCGCGACCTGGGCCTGCGCCTTAGAGAAAAGCCCAAAGAGTAAACATCATGCCCAGATCTATCATTACATATCCCCATCCGGTGCTGGCCAAAAAGGCCGCGCCGGTGACAGAAATCACGGAAGAAATACGCGCCCTGGCCGCCGAGATGGTTGAAATCATGTACAAGGACAAAGGCATCGGCCTGGCCGCGCCGCAGGTGGCGGAAAGCATCCGCCTCATCACCGTGGACCTGAGCGGCCCGGACAAACGCGAAGACCCGCACATCTTCATCAATCCGGTCCTGTCAAACCTTGAGGGTGAAGTGGAATCCGAGGAAGGCTGCCTGTCCGTTATCGGCTACCGCACCACGGTGAAACGAGCCGAAAGTCTGCACCTCTCAGCCACGGATCTGGACGGCAACCTGGTGGAGATGGATGCCGACGACCTCATGGCCATTTGCCTGCAGCACGAAGTGGATCACCTTAACGGCGTATTGTTCATCGACAAGATCAGCAAACTGAAGCGCACCCTGTACGAGAGAAAACTCAAAAAATGGCTGAAAGAGAAAAACGAAGAGTAAAAGTCGTGTTCATGGGTACGCCGGATTTTGCGGCCGTGTCCCTCAAACACCTTCTGGACTGGGGCGGCTGCGACATCGTGGGTGTCTATTGCCAGCCTGACCGCCCCTGCGGCAGGGGGCAGGTCTGCACGCCGCCACCCGTCAAGCTGCAGGCCATGGAGGCGCGGCTGCCCGTGTTCCAGCCCTTGAACTTCAAGGATCAGGCAGACGTGGACCAACTGGCGGCCCTTGAGCCGGACCTGCTCCTCGTCGCGGCCTACGGGCTCATCCTACCTCAATCGGTACTGAACATTCCCAGGCTTGGCGCCATCAACGTGCACGCCTCACTTTTGCCCGAGTACCGGGGCGCGGCCCCCATTCAGCGCGCCATCATGGACGGACGCCCCGTGACTGGCATCACCATCATGCGTATGGAGGCGGGCCTGGACACCGGCGACATCCTGCTGCAGCGCAGCCGCGCCATAGGCATCATGGACACGGCCCAGACTCTGCACGACGAACTGGCCGAGATGGGCGGCAAGCTTCTGGTCGAGGCCCTGGAAAAAATGGACCAGGGACGCCTCGTGCGCATTCCCCAGGACCACGCTCGGGCCACCTATGCCGCAAAACTCTCCAAGGAAGAGGGGCGCATCGACTGGAACCAGCCCGTGCTGGCCGTGCACAACCGCATCCGCGGTCTTTTTCCCTGGCCCGGTTCCTGGTTCGATTGGAGCGGCATGCCCGGCAAGACCCTGCGTCTGACCGTACACCCCGGCACTATCGGCGATCCCCTGCCCGAAGGCGTGCAGCCCGGCGAAATCCATGGCGTGGCCGATGACAGCGTGCTCATTGCCTGCTCTGATCGCCTGTACGCGGTGCCGGTCATCAAGCCCGCGAACAGCAAACCCCTGCGCGGCCGCGAGTTTTACTGCGGCTATCTGAGCCGCTGCTCCGGCGACCACCTGCTCAAACCCGAACTTGCCTGCCCGGGCGAATAATCCCATGGCCAGTCCCAGGAGCGCCAAAACCAGTAGCCCTTTGGAACAGGAAATCCGGGATTCCTTTCAGACCCGCAAGCGTGTCTTCATCGGTCTGATCACCGGCTCTTCGGTACTGATCTGCCTTTTTTTGGCCATGGTCTGGTTCATCCCCTTTGTCGGGCTGACCACCATCCATCCCGCCGCGCCCTGGATTTTCGGTTTCATCACCGTCGCCCTGATCCTGGCCATCGGCTGGGCAGCCCTGGCGCTGGTTTTAAACATCCTGCTCGGCCGCCCCGTACTCTTCGCCAAACGCCTGCGCGGCATCACGGTCAAGCTCTTTTTGCCACTCATGACCCTGCTGGGCCGCTTTGTCGGCATCCCGAAGCAAACGGTGCGGGCCTCCTTCATCAAGGTCAACAACGAACTGGTCAGGGGCGAAGGACACCGTTATCCGGCGGACAAGATCCTGCTGCTCATGCCGCACTGCATCCAGAACAGCCGCTGCAAGTTCCGGCTGACCTACAACATCGACAACTGCAAGCGCTGCGGGGACTGCGCCCTGGCCGGGCTGCTCGATCTGCGCGACAAATACGGAATCAGGCTGGCCGTGGCCACGGGCGGGACCATCGCCCGGCGCATCGTGGTCCAGCACAGGCCCAGGCTCATCATCGCCGTGGCCTGCGAACGCGACCTGGCCAGCGGCATCCAGGACACCCATCCCCTGCCAGTTTACGGAATCCTGAATTCCCGCCCTTTCGGCCCCTGTCTGGACACCGACGTGGCCCTGGACCGGGTCGAATGGGCCATCAAAGAGTTTCTGGCATGAGTACGCCCTCGGCCCGGCGCCTGGCCCTCGACATCCTGCGCCGCACCCTTGACCACAAGCAGGACCTGCAGGCCGCCGTGGACGAAGTGCTGAACCAGGTCCAAGCAGGACCCGACAAGGGGCTGGCCACGGAACTCGCCTACGGCTATCTGCGCATGCGCGGGCGCATCGATTTTCTTCTCTCCCAGTTGCTTAAAAACCCGGTCCAGACTTCTCCCATCATGAAACGCATTCTCGGCGTGGCCATGTACGAACTCCTTTTCCTGAGCCGCATCCCCGATTACGCGACCCTGGACTGGGCCGTCACCCTGGTGCGCGATCGCCTGGGCCAGACCATGGGCAAGGTGGCCAACGGCGTACTGCGGAGCCTCTTGCGCCTGGGCTTGTCCGTGCGTTTCGAGGAGTATTACCAGACCAAGACCGCCGGCCATGACCAGTTTCTGTCAGCCTGGTACTCCTGCCCGCAGTGGCTGGCCCGCATGTGGCTGAACAGCTACGGCAAGGAACATACCCAGGCCTTCCTGCAGGCGACACTGAGCGCCCCGCCGCTGGGGGTCAGGATAAACCGCGCCCATGCCCAGGCAGCAACGCTGCGGAAAAATTTGCAGCCGCTGCAACAGGATTCCTCAAACTGGGGGTTTGCCCTGACGCAGTGGCCGGAGTTTTTGCAGCACGCCGTGGCCGAGGGAGCGGCGACCCGTCAGAGCCTTGCCGCCCAAAAAATCATGCACTCCCTCGGCGTGGAGCATTGGCCGTCTCCCGTGCTCGACGCCTGCGCCGGTCGCGGCGGCAAGACGTATCTGATGTCCGAGCAGGGCAAAAACGTCTGGGCATCGGACGTGAATGTCTTTCGTCTCAGGCAGCTCAAGGCCGAAGGCGCGCGACTCGGCTTTGACATCCCTGCATTCCGGAGCCAGGGGCAAGGCCCCTATCCCCTGCGACAGACGCCCCGCACGATATTTCTCGATGTACCCTGCTCGGGTCTCGGCGTTCTGTCCCGGCGGCCGGATATCAAATGGAAACGGACCGCTGCCGATTGCGCAGGGCTCGTCAAGCTACAGGAAGAAATTCTGCAGGCCGCTGCCGATCTTCTCACGTCAGGAGGATGCCTGGTCTACGTGACCTGCACGCTGAATCCGGAAGAAAACGAAAAGCAGATCGAACGTTTCGCAAACGTCCATCCTGAGTTCTCACGCCTGCGCCAATCCCAGAGCGAACCGGCGGAAGGGCTGGGAGAATTTTTCTACGGCGCGGTCCTGCGCAAAAAATGAACACGGGTCCGTCCCGGGACCGCCTGCCACAAAAGAACGGCCACGACCCGCGTGACGTCAACCTGAAGGATTATTCGATATGGAAGTAAAAGACAGTAACGGCACGCCGCTCAAAGCCGGGGATTCGGTGCAGGTCATCAAGGATCTGAAGGTGAAGGGATCTTCCGTAACGCTCAAGCGCGGCACGGTCATAAAAAACATCCGCCTCTCGGACAGCGAGGACGTGATCGAATGCAACGCGGACAAGGTCAAAGGCCTTGTGCTCAAGACCTGCTTCCTGAAAAAGGCCTGACCGGCGGAGGCACAGCCTCCGCTTTCGCAACCCCTAAGCCGTGGCCGCGGCCCGGCGATGGAACTCCTTGACCAGGATCTTTTCCAGGCATTCGCGGCAGATATCGGTATTATTGCTGTTCTGGAGCTTCATCTCGATTATCGGATTCAGCTTGCCCATCTGTCCGCCCAGGCGGGTCAGGTTGGCCGGGTCCTCGATGACCAGGGAGTACCGTTCCTCGTAGATTCCGTCCTTGAGGCCCAGGATCTCCTTCCCGCAGATGTCGCAGAATCTTTTGATCATTCTTCCCCTCCTTGGGAGTGCTTCGATAGCGGGAGGCATTGGTCGGAAAGACATGGATTCCCGCCTGCGCGGGAATGACATCAGCGCTGTGCGTCACAACCGCCTCTCCACCGACTGATCATTTTATGCACGGCATGACCGCATGTCATGACGTCATCCACGCAAAGATCGACTGCTCATTCCATGCGCGTCATGACCGAATGTCGTGACGTCATCCCCGCGAAGGCGGGGATCCACTCTTTTTTCAGAACATCACGCATCCCGAACATCGTCAGCCATCAAACCTTGAGCGTGCCCCGGTAGTCATCCCATGACGCGATGCCCAGGGACTCGGCCAGCACGCGCACCTCTTCGACCAGGCGGAAGGCGTTGTCCGGACGCATGAAGTTATACGTCCCGACCTGCACCGCATGCGCCCCCACCAGGATGAACTCAAGCACGTCCTCGGCGCTGACGATGCCGCCCATGCCAATGACCGGCACATTCACGGACTGCACGACCTGATGGACCATGCGCAGGGCCACGGGCTTGATGGCCGGGCCGGACAGCCCTCCGACCACGTTGGCCAGGCGGCTCTTGCGCGTGCGGATGTCCACGGCCATGCCCGAAAGCGTATTGATGAGCGAGAGCATGTCCGCCCCCGCGTCCACGGCCGCCTTGGCGATGACGCGCACGTCGGTCACGTTGGGGCTGAGCTTGACTATGACCGGCTTGCTTCCGGCCCGCTTCTTGACCGCGCCGACGACAGCGGAGGCCATATGCGGGTCCTGACCGAACTGCACGCCGCCTTCGCGCACGTTGGGGCAGGAGATGTTGA
This DNA window, taken from Desulfomicrobium sp. ZS1, encodes the following:
- a CDS encoding PEP-CTERM sorting domain-containing protein, with the translated sequence MKKITVFLFLFVLGLAASASAALLTVYSNDFDGNVAVSSGVIANDILVPGVSEAESIQGLPSPFSGNLLRNTTTGNPASYTTLSLGNLPTHDSIDINFLLAFIDSWDGASVGPYSPDFFNVNVDGIMILQLSSNNVSGGVELGFDQYGWWTEYPDRAVDLAAESLLTLAHTASSLTIDFYAGGSGWQGGDDESWGMDNLSVVINTNGAPSTVPEPGTMALVVAGLIGLIGATRRNRR
- the glmS gene encoding glutamine--fructose-6-phosphate transaminase (isomerizing), whose product is MCGIIGYTGHRPAIPAIVEGLRRLEYRGYDSAGVAYEEPQGLKVIRAEGKLGALDCKIAGLDTASSVCGVGHTRWATHGLPVERNAHPHMDGDGKFALVHNGIIENYAELKAELVAEGHVFLSETDTEVLVHVIAKGVELAGDVRRGISWALSRVDGAYAFALLSREHPGKIWASRKASPLLMGIGTGENFLASDIPAFLPYTREVVFLDNGELVEIDAASWQVFDSLTLEPRVKEVKHISWDVQAAQKDGFKHFMLKEIFEQPKVIRDCLTGRIQKGRVVLPELDALDVPQRLTIVACGTSYHAGLWAKYVLESWARIPVQVEIASEFRYRDSVFLPGDLVLTISQSGETADTLAAIRIAREAGVSILGLCNVVGSSIARESDQVVYTQAGPEISVASTKAMCSQMVLLLLMTLSWGVRKGVLQGEILERCLHDLPLLPDQLEAELPTIRDKAKTLSQEYADARSFFFLGRGQNFPLALEGALKLKEISYIHAEGYAAGEMKHGPIALIDQHFPTFAMALGDELLQKVASNLQEVQARGGRIIALVNPGAAPAVENPWVLSDAWGPLKSFLVLPAVQLFAYEMAVYLGKDVDQPRNLAKSVTVE
- the rdgB gene encoding RdgB/HAM1 family non-canonical purine NTP pyrophosphatase; translation: MNTIVLATGNAGKIRELSALLAELHPGLRVLGLNDFPEIGEIPETGVTFEDNARIKALAVARATGLVAVADDSGLVVDALNGAPGVYSARYSGEGATDEKNVAKLLDAMKDVVDPWRGCHFACVMLAATPDGRELIGHGAWHGRVAHAPQGGAGFGYDPVFFDEELAMTAAQMDAQVKNSRSHRGLALRELLRGWPEFWKQARLELEK
- a CDS encoding ThiF family adenylyltransferase, with the protein product MKDFRVALEALASENASRRVRTVGFEELRQLCRDHGLTLPQGARGAMEEGVVPLPFLKNLHSLSISEQNRLMGATVLLAGAGGLGGYVLELLSRFGVGRIVVADGDGFEDSNLNRQLLSTVQNLGSNKARAGAERVRATCPLVQVEAFEFFLDASNLQGVLTDVDVVVDALGGIAPRLALHEAACLAGIPVVSAAVAGWTALVGSELPGQKGISSMWTDPSDKDAEHVLGSLAPAACLAAALQAAETVQYLTTGSLRLAGRMLHADLAEFHFELYDLS
- a CDS encoding MoaD/ThiS family protein: MRVRVKCFATLADHTPPDGFLDLQQGAVVEAMLPLLGLEVGDIKLVFVNSRNSSLEAALADGDQVGIFPAVGGG
- a CDS encoding molybdopterin-guanine dinucleotide biosynthesis protein MobB; this translates as MFKAVSVVGFKKSGKTTLVLELARELTERGRKVAAVKFTHHGLDLDGTDTSRFAQECVSVAGIGPKITTLLWNSTRQLQDIFPLLDAEIVLVEGGKSLTWLPRIVVLGTDEDESQLDNGLALASWGPGVLPGVRKADSVAELATLVESRSFSLPGLDCGACGRESCLALAREIVIGEADADFCVAMQAKLCVKVGGRRLALNPFLDRLVTGTIRGLLTELKGNVPGQKLEIILE